The following proteins come from a genomic window of Flavobacteriales bacterium:
- a CDS encoding DUF1987 domain-containing protein, producing MESLRLEPTEDTPLIDFNTSTGVFTVEGRALPEDAHDFFKPIEEWLQEYVEAPLDMTTVEMKIDYFNSAATRYIFNILMMFEDISDTGKDVKVIWFYKADDEMIETKGEELESILELPFEMRTI from the coding sequence ATGGAATCATTACGATTGGAGCCTACAGAGGACACGCCATTGATTGATTTTAACACATCAACCGGGGTGTTCACCGTTGAAGGAAGGGCTTTGCCTGAGGACGCACACGATTTCTTCAAGCCCATTGAAGAATGGCTACAGGAGTATGTTGAAGCCCCTTTGGACATGACCACCGTAGAGATGAAGATCGATTACTTCAACTCGGCCGCCACGCGCTATATCTTCAATATTCTGATGATGTTTGAGGACATTTCGGATACAGGCAAGGATGTGAAGGTCATCTGGTTTTATAAGGCCGATGACGAGATGATTGAAACCAAAGGCGAAGAGCTTGAGAGTATCCTTGAACTTCCTTTTGAAATGAGAACCATTTAA